Genomic DNA from Desulfomonilaceae bacterium:
AAACCAGAGGCTGCCTCGGAGGATTATCGTTTGCCTTTGTTTCGCATGTGGGTGATGTTCAACCGTGCGGCTATTTTGATGATAAGGCTGGCTCGATCAGGGAAAATAGTTTTAGTCACATCTGGTTGGAATCGGAATTGTTTAAGGAGTTGAGGAATTTTAGACTGCTTGAAGGCAAATGTGGCAAATGTGATTACATTCGCTTTTGCGGAGGGTGTCGGGCTAGAGCTTACGAACGGACCGGACGGCGGATGGCAGAGGAGCCATACTGCGCTTATCAGCCTTCGGCGTTTACTAAAAATGGGAGTGGTTCATGCTAATAGAACAAATTCAAATTGGTGGTTTTGAAATCTTTTGTTACGTGCTTGGCGACGAAAAAACTGGAATTGGAATAGTTGTAGATCCAGGAGGCGCTGCGGGTCCGATTCTTAATAGAGCCAATGGAAAAGGGATAAAGCAAATAACTCACATTGTAAATACACATAGTCACGTTGACCATGTCTCGGGCAATAAAGAAGCTCAAGAAGCTACCTCCGCCGCTATTGCAATTCATGAACTGGACGCTGCGGATCTGACTCACCCCAATTTAGGCATGCTCGCAATGTTTGGAGCTGAGCCTTCACCTCCACCATCGATACTGCTTAAAGACAATGACATAATAGCGTTTGGAAATGAGTCGGTCAGAGTAATTCATACTCCAGGTCATACTCTTGGGGGAATATGC
This window encodes:
- a CDS encoding MBL fold metallo-hydrolase → MLIEQIQIGGFEIFCYVLGDEKTGIGIVVDPGGAAGPILNRANGKGIKQITHIVNTHSHVDHVSGNKEAQEATSAAIAIHELDAADLTHPNLGMLAMFGAEPSPPPSILLKDNDIIAFGNESVRVIHTPGHTLGGICLYFDGHVITGDTLFVGGIGRTDLPGGSYETLRKSIKERLFTLPDETIVLPGHNYGTTPTSTIAREKKENVFV